The Terriglobales bacterium genome window below encodes:
- a CDS encoding nucleotide sugar dehydrogenase yields MQIGVYGTGYLGTVAAACLADFGTPVTVFDEDSSRVESLAEGNTPFYERNLKDILRRNLRAARLTYSTDLVSFAQKAEIIFFAADSYRYLEEISEQVAREVAEGTVFVIMTPVPVGTAARIEKRIEATGKKIVIVSQPIFVTDGCAVEDFNWPDRIVLGTNSNQAVLLLKQVFRPLVMRGVPVIVTNHETAELVREASTAFVATKISFINELASLCEHVNADAVDLALALGLDKKIAPRCLQPGAGFGGAFVEADMDSLAQLAMGKGISLRILTAAREVNRSLTDRVVEKLSRLVEPVAGKEVGILGLAFKPNTNSVAASSSIDLARRLLDRGVHVRAYDP; encoded by the coding sequence ATGCAAATTGGAGTGTACGGAACCGGATACCTCGGCACCGTGGCGGCTGCGTGCCTGGCAGATTTCGGCACACCGGTCACGGTGTTTGATGAAGACAGCTCGCGGGTGGAGTCTCTGGCCGAAGGCAATACACCGTTCTACGAGCGCAACCTTAAAGATATTCTTCGCCGCAACCTGCGCGCTGCCCGTCTGACTTATTCCACAGACTTGGTCTCTTTCGCTCAAAAAGCAGAAATCATCTTTTTCGCTGCGGATTCGTATCGCTACCTGGAAGAAATCTCCGAGCAGGTCGCGCGTGAGGTGGCGGAGGGCACTGTTTTTGTCATCATGACTCCGGTGCCCGTAGGCACCGCAGCCCGCATCGAGAAACGCATTGAAGCCACGGGCAAAAAGATCGTGATCGTTTCCCAGCCCATTTTCGTGACCGATGGCTGCGCCGTGGAAGACTTCAACTGGCCCGACCGCATTGTGCTCGGGACCAATTCCAACCAGGCAGTACTTCTGCTCAAGCAGGTGTTTCGCCCGCTGGTCATGCGGGGCGTACCGGTGATCGTAACCAACCACGAGACCGCCGAGTTGGTGCGCGAGGCCTCTACCGCCTTTGTGGCTACCAAGATTTCGTTCATCAACGAGCTGGCCTCGCTGTGCGAGCACGTGAACGCCGATGCCGTTGACCTGGCGCTGGCGCTCGGTCTCGATAAGAAAATTGCTCCACGCTGTTTGCAACCCGGCGCCGGCTTCGGCGGAGCGTTTGTCGAAGCCGACATGGATTCGCTCGCCCAACTCGCCATGGGCAAGGGCATCTCGCTGCGCATCCTGACTGCGGCGCGTGAGGTGAACCGTTCGCTGACCGATCGCGTGGTGGAAAAACTTTCGCGGCTGGTTGAGCCGGTTGCCGGCAAGGAAGTGGGCATTCTCGGTCTCGCCTTCAAGCCCAACACCAACTCAGTGGCTGCGTCTTCTTCCATTGACCTTGCCCGCCGGCTGCTTGATCGCGGAGTGCATGTGCGCGCCTACGATCC
- a CDS encoding 2'-5' RNA ligase family protein translates to MQLARYAVVTYLNGPLASFVEGLRSRFAPEQAHMRAHLTLLSPRVLESPPEKLLSALKRICYKAEPVPVSLGQAETFLPATNTVYLGLHQGGRQVRELHRRLNQYGFRAEDPWAYVPHVTLAKLAESAAAEKALEEARKQWSSYTGEREFLVKEITLVREAEHERWNDLAKVALPSAAL, encoded by the coding sequence ATGCAGCTCGCCCGTTATGCCGTGGTGACCTATCTCAATGGTCCGCTGGCCAGTTTTGTGGAAGGCTTGCGCAGCCGGTTTGCTCCCGAGCAGGCCCATATGCGCGCGCATCTTACGCTGCTCTCGCCGCGCGTGCTGGAATCGCCCCCGGAAAAATTGCTCTCTGCTTTGAAAAGAATTTGTTACAAAGCCGAACCTGTGCCGGTCTCGCTCGGCCAGGCGGAAACTTTTTTGCCTGCGACCAACACGGTTTATCTGGGCCTTCATCAGGGCGGCCGCCAGGTACGCGAGTTGCATCGCCGGCTGAACCAGTACGGTTTTCGCGCCGAAGATCCCTGGGCTTATGTTCCGCATGTCACATTGGCGAAGCTTGCCGAAAGCGCCGCTGCAGAAAAAGCGCTGGAAGAAGCCCGCAAGCAATGGTCAAGTTATACTGGCGAGCGTGAATTCCTGGTGAAGGAGATCACGCTGGTTCGTGAAGCCGAGCACGAACGCTGGAACGATCTTGCCAAGGTCGCTCTGCCTTCCGCTGCTTTGTAA
- a CDS encoding TonB-dependent receptor has protein sequence MSKKIFVLLLVALLGLAVPGLQAQITTATLTGTVTDSTGAVVPGAQVTAINIDTNASHVTQSNDQGAYRLEFLPVGNYKLEVTAPNFKKYVRTGLVLEVAQIAQADVGLQTGATSTTVEVNDALPLINVTNPEIGRTVQPQEIAALPLVNRNLYKLLDLTPGVQRNDNSIVLGYPEQRTLINGGVDGGTGSVNYYLDGGNNMTGLRNTGNILPSPDAVQEFRVQTNSYSAEYGRFANGVINVLTKSGTNKWHGSLFEYVRNTIFNANDWGNTTSPKPPLHRNQYGGTVGGPIIHDKTFFFLSYSGLRQITDPFLNGAILPSAAELTGDFSADPRINDPSLAGKPQFPGNKIPANRLDPTAMLILNNLLPRPNVPGTNGWQGFQSTYDDRNEGLIKIDHALSHNHQLALSLFETYGKSTQRPGGNLPWSLQRFDWRQYNANASDTWTVNDHMINQVWLNYTRNYGGRLNLPETSLTALAGPFAGTPLTQQGPFLIQGTPSLPQITVNNFFTLSNAIAGPLAGTNFYSVRDVFSYNHGRHSIKFGAELSLDKDIQQTLLNNYGVFGFNGSLTNNSLADFELGIPNTVSQDSPDKGYTNSWYTAFFVQDDIKFNNRLTVNLGLRYDVQTPPVDTGGKNRESTFIPGPQVGLPGTIAQSTVNPSAPPGLLFAGDPGIPRGIADTRKDHFSPRIGIAWDITGDGKTSLRAGAGVFYGSTSGNQWNTTTNFEPFATRLTFSNVGSATGGTLTRPYRNFPGGVVPFPYNGQFNSGGSIFAIDRNFEWPYTYQLNLSLQRQVTKDWSVMAAYVGSLSHNLPFATDLNYPIITPTASTATANVLSRRPYTLNLPATVPFGQILLMRSNQTAHYHALQISTIKRMGHHFSVTGFYTYGKTWESVQLQNSTSQGGVQNFTNLREDAGRTDDDQRHQFVMSGLWDISYYSGDSSILKWIVNGWNIDPIVTVRSGLPFTVTDGADINLDGTNNDRGVLQVNPATGKYFNPVLSNTSAAQWFNTAAFFTPAGTRVLAVNGKPVEGNMPRDSLTGPGLVQVDMALSRNFNLGERFKLEFRAEGLNVFNHANLNNPAAGVPATAAAPGNFGKITSAATTRVLQLGLRLTF, from the coding sequence ATGAGTAAAAAAATATTTGTATTGCTTCTCGTAGCTTTGCTTGGGCTTGCGGTACCAGGCCTTCAGGCGCAGATCACAACCGCGACCTTGACGGGCACAGTGACCGATTCAACCGGCGCCGTGGTTCCCGGCGCCCAGGTCACAGCCATTAACATTGATACCAACGCCAGTCACGTCACCCAGTCCAACGACCAGGGCGCGTACCGGCTCGAATTTCTTCCCGTCGGTAACTATAAGCTCGAAGTGACGGCTCCCAATTTCAAGAAATATGTGCGCACCGGCCTCGTGCTTGAAGTCGCCCAGATCGCGCAGGCCGATGTGGGCCTGCAGACGGGTGCAACCAGCACGACCGTGGAAGTCAACGATGCGCTTCCCCTGATCAACGTCACCAACCCTGAGATTGGCCGCACCGTGCAGCCCCAGGAGATCGCTGCCCTGCCTCTGGTCAACCGCAACCTTTACAAGCTGCTGGATTTGACCCCTGGTGTTCAGAGGAACGATAACAGCATCGTTCTCGGTTATCCTGAACAGCGCACTTTGATTAACGGTGGCGTGGATGGCGGCACCGGTTCGGTGAACTACTACCTTGATGGCGGCAATAACATGACTGGCCTGCGCAACACCGGTAACATTCTTCCCAGCCCCGATGCCGTCCAGGAATTCCGCGTACAGACCAACAGCTACAGCGCCGAATATGGCCGCTTTGCCAACGGCGTGATTAACGTGCTCACCAAGTCGGGTACCAACAAATGGCATGGCTCGCTCTTTGAATACGTGCGCAATACCATCTTTAATGCCAACGATTGGGGAAATACCACATCGCCCAAGCCTCCACTCCACCGCAATCAGTATGGTGGAACCGTGGGCGGTCCCATCATTCACGACAAGACCTTTTTCTTCTTATCGTATTCCGGACTGCGCCAGATTACCGATCCGTTCTTGAATGGTGCGATTCTGCCATCGGCAGCCGAACTGACGGGTGATTTTTCGGCTGATCCAAGAATTAATGATCCGAGTCTTGCCGGCAAACCCCAATTCCCCGGCAACAAGATTCCTGCCAATCGCTTGGATCCAACCGCGATGTTAATACTCAACAACCTTTTACCCAGGCCAAATGTCCCGGGAACAAATGGATGGCAGGGTTTTCAATCCACCTATGACGACCGTAATGAAGGCCTGATCAAGATTGATCATGCCTTGTCCCATAATCATCAATTGGCTCTCAGCCTCTTTGAAACGTACGGCAAAAGCACGCAACGTCCGGGCGGCAACCTGCCCTGGTCACTCCAGCGTTTCGACTGGCGGCAGTACAACGCTAACGCTAGCGACACCTGGACTGTGAATGACCACATGATTAACCAAGTGTGGCTGAACTACACCCGTAACTATGGCGGACGCTTAAATCTGCCTGAGACCTCCCTCACTGCTCTGGCTGGGCCATTTGCAGGTACACCGCTTACCCAGCAGGGGCCGTTTCTCATTCAGGGCACACCTTCGTTGCCCCAGATCACCGTCAACAATTTCTTCACCCTGAGCAACGCCATTGCCGGACCGCTGGCGGGCACTAATTTTTACTCCGTTCGTGATGTCTTCAGTTACAACCACGGCCGCCACTCCATTAAGTTCGGTGCTGAGCTCTCGCTCGATAAAGATATTCAGCAAACCTTGCTGAACAACTATGGCGTCTTCGGCTTCAATGGAAGTTTAACCAACAACTCCCTTGCTGACTTCGAGCTTGGTATTCCTAATACCGTATCGCAGGATTCTCCAGACAAAGGTTATACCAACAGTTGGTACACCGCCTTCTTCGTACAGGATGACATCAAGTTCAATAATCGCTTGACCGTCAACCTGGGCTTGCGTTATGACGTTCAAACTCCTCCCGTGGATACAGGCGGTAAGAACCGCGAATCCACGTTTATCCCCGGTCCACAGGTTGGTTTGCCGGGTACGATCGCGCAATCCACGGTCAATCCCAGCGCGCCCCCGGGACTTCTTTTTGCTGGTGATCCCGGTATTCCACGTGGTATTGCCGATACCCGTAAAGATCACTTCTCTCCCCGCATCGGCATAGCTTGGGATATTACAGGCGATGGCAAAACCTCGCTCCGTGCCGGCGCCGGCGTCTTCTATGGATCGACCTCCGGCAACCAGTGGAACACGACCACCAACTTCGAGCCGTTTGCTACCCGCCTCACATTCTCCAACGTAGGCAGCGCCACGGGCGGCACACTCACCAGGCCGTATCGCAATTTTCCTGGCGGCGTTGTACCATTCCCCTACAACGGTCAATTCAACTCAGGCGGCTCGATTTTTGCCATTGACCGCAACTTCGAGTGGCCCTACACCTATCAACTGAACCTCTCTTTGCAGCGCCAGGTTACGAAAGATTGGAGCGTGATGGCGGCTTATGTTGGTTCGTTGAGCCATAACCTGCCTTTTGCCACGGATCTCAATTATCCGATCATCACGCCGACTGCTTCGACAGCAACCGCGAATGTGCTCTCACGTCGTCCGTATACGTTGAATCTTCCGGCGACAGTTCCGTTTGGCCAGATTCTGCTGATGCGCTCCAACCAGACAGCGCACTATCACGCGCTCCAGATCTCAACCATCAAGAGAATGGGGCACCATTTCAGCGTGACTGGCTTCTATACCTATGGCAAGACTTGGGAGAGCGTGCAACTGCAGAACAGCACAAGCCAGGGTGGCGTGCAGAACTTCACCAACTTGCGCGAGGATGCAGGCCGTACCGACGACGATCAGCGCCATCAGTTCGTGATGTCGGGCCTGTGGGATATCAGCTACTACAGTGGTGACAGCTCGATCCTCAAGTGGATCGTCAACGGCTGGAACATTGACCCCATCGTGACCGTACGCAGCGGCCTGCCGTTTACTGTGACCGATGGAGCCGATATCAACCTCGATGGCACCAATAACGACCGTGGCGTGCTGCAGGTTAATCCTGCCACCGGTAAATACTTCAATCCGGTGCTCTCCAATACATCGGCTGCGCAGTGGTTCAATACTGCTGCTTTCTTTACTCCGGCGGGCACGAGGGTCCTTGCGGTGAACGGGAAACCTGTAGAGGGCAATATGCCGCGCGACTCCCTGACCGGCCCTGGCCTGGTTCAGGTAGATATGGCTCTTTCCCGCAACTTCAACCTGGGCGAGCGCTTCAAGTTGGAATTCCGCGCGGAAGGACTCAATGTCTTCAACCACGCCAATTTGAACAACCCCGCAGCCGGAGTCCCGGCTACGGCAGCGGCACCAGGCAACTTCGGCAAGATCACCAGTGCTGCTACTACACGCGTGCTTCAGCTCGGTCTCCGTCTGACCTTCTGA